In a genomic window of Mageeibacillus indolicus UPII9-5:
- a CDS encoding HAD-IC family P-type ATPase, which yields MNNSPYKLQGLSQAEVLMRQKNGQTNVPFVAKSKSIRDICRDNILTLFNILNFILAICIIVVSFGRPRLLLNMTFMGVIISNIVIGIAQEIRSKITVDRLSLLVEPEVTVMRDGREHVLKPSDLVLGDVMLLRSGNQIMVDGKILLSRGLETDESLLTGESNPVKKSAGDQVYSGSFVVAGDAAMTITKVSGDTYAAGIAREVKRTKKSNSQIVASLNRIIKFLSIVIIPLGLLLFASKIRLLNGRSDLAEIVVSTVAALIGMIPEGLVLMTSLAFAVGVINLGKHHALLQTLPAIETLARVDTLCLDKTGTITTGQMDWLEFYPIADEKIQAATTPENWVKSLTAGGKDLLLAAAIQTQIERNATAMALKKPLAALHDSCPGVTLPLPSPDLLLNFNSERKWAGAVFGDTLIYFGAPTFVLPDLAVAYPAIYRKIENLASQGLRVILVAKLTPDKQREIDPDSFDFSAAQPVAVLTLGDQLRSDASETFSYFRAQGVTLKLISGDDPHTVAAVAGRAGVPKSDSVIDMSQVPADADLREIVEKYSIFGRVTPHRKQALLRALQANEHTVAMTGDGVNDVPALKDADCGVAMASGSDAARASADIVLLQNNLSAFVPAVNEGRRVINNIERVATLFLVKTIYSSLLAFLFIFLPFPYPIYPIQITLIASLSIGIPAFFLALRPNKRRVGGAFLRRVLYASAPAGLTCTLMVVLMITIGSVCGLSYDKTSALAAITLLTGGMIVLWQACRPWDKLKRILYTACILIFVFELIFLSDIFFIKPILSPTLWPFLVLLLLYPLFQKLLTRFGCVEFLLKLGHFVHNFWQRHQF from the coding sequence ATGAATAATTCACCCTATAAGCTGCAAGGACTAAGCCAAGCGGAAGTTTTAATGCGCCAAAAAAACGGCCAAACCAACGTCCCATTCGTGGCAAAAAGCAAGTCCATCCGGGATATTTGCCGAGATAATATTTTAACACTGTTCAATATCCTCAATTTTATTTTGGCGATATGTATAATTGTCGTTTCCTTCGGCCGGCCACGCCTCTTGTTAAACATGACATTTATGGGCGTTATTATCAGCAACATTGTCATCGGTATCGCCCAAGAAATTCGCAGCAAAATTACGGTTGATCGGCTTTCACTATTGGTTGAGCCGGAAGTTACAGTTATGCGTGATGGCCGGGAACACGTTTTAAAACCATCCGATTTGGTTTTGGGCGATGTTATGCTGCTGCGTTCCGGGAACCAGATCATGGTAGACGGAAAAATTTTGCTCTCTCGTGGTTTGGAAACAGATGAATCTCTCTTGACCGGGGAGTCTAATCCGGTGAAAAAAAGTGCCGGAGATCAAGTCTATTCCGGCAGTTTCGTCGTAGCTGGAGATGCCGCCATGACCATCACCAAAGTCAGCGGCGATACTTATGCAGCCGGAATCGCTCGCGAAGTAAAACGAACTAAAAAGAGTAATTCTCAAATCGTTGCCTCACTAAATCGCATTATCAAATTTTTAAGCATCGTAATAATTCCGCTCGGACTGCTGCTATTTGCAAGCAAAATTCGGCTACTCAACGGCCGATCCGATTTGGCGGAAATTGTCGTTTCAACGGTTGCTGCTCTTATCGGCATGATTCCCGAAGGCCTTGTTTTGATGACCTCTTTGGCTTTTGCTGTAGGTGTGATTAACCTTGGCAAGCACCATGCTTTGTTGCAGACTTTGCCGGCTATTGAAACTTTGGCACGGGTTGATACATTGTGTTTGGACAAAACCGGGACAATCACAACCGGGCAGATGGATTGGCTGGAATTTTACCCGATTGCTGATGAGAAAATCCAGGCCGCGACAACGCCGGAAAATTGGGTAAAAAGTCTTACCGCTGGCGGAAAAGATTTACTTTTGGCCGCGGCAATCCAGACTCAAATTGAGCGCAACGCTACTGCCATGGCCTTAAAAAAACCGTTGGCAGCACTGCACGATTCTTGTCCGGGAGTCACCTTACCATTGCCCAGTCCTGACCTATTGCTTAATTTTAATTCCGAACGGAAATGGGCAGGGGCCGTATTCGGGGACACTCTTATCTATTTTGGCGCGCCAACCTTTGTCCTCCCCGACCTTGCCGTAGCTTACCCGGCAATATATAGAAAAATAGAAAATTTGGCTTCACAGGGATTGCGGGTAATCTTGGTTGCCAAATTAACCCCTGATAAGCAGCGGGAAATCGATCCCGACTCATTTGACTTTTCCGCCGCCCAACCCGTGGCCGTTTTGACGCTAGGCGACCAACTGCGCTCCGATGCCAGCGAAACGTTCAGCTATTTTCGCGCTCAAGGGGTTACGTTGAAGCTTATTTCCGGCGACGATCCGCACACGGTTGCCGCGGTAGCCGGGCGAGCCGGCGTGCCAAAAAGCGATTCCGTTATTGACATGTCCCAAGTTCCCGCCGATGCCGATCTCCGCGAAATTGTCGAAAAATACAGCATTTTCGGGCGGGTCACCCCCCATCGCAAACAAGCATTGCTGCGAGCCCTCCAAGCCAATGAGCATACCGTTGCCATGACAGGTGACGGAGTTAATGATGTTCCGGCTCTCAAAGATGCTGATTGTGGCGTTGCCATGGCTTCCGGCTCCGATGCAGCACGCGCCAGCGCCGATATCGTCCTTTTGCAGAACAACTTATCTGCCTTTGTACCGGCTGTCAACGAAGGGCGGCGAGTTATAAATAATATTGAGCGGGTTGCCACCCTCTTTCTTGTAAAAACAATTTATTCCTCGCTTTTGGCGTTTCTGTTCATTTTTTTGCCGTTCCCTTATCCGATTTATCCAATTCAAATCACCCTTATCGCCTCGCTTTCAATCGGTATCCCGGCCTTTTTCTTAGCGCTGCGCCCTAATAAGCGGCGAGTCGGCGGTGCCTTTTTGCGGCGGGTATTGTACGCATCCGCCCCGGCCGGCCTGACCTGTACCCTCATGGTTGTTTTGATGATCACTATTGGCTCTGTCTGCGGACTAAGTTATGACAAAACCTCTGCATTGGCGGCAATAACTTTGTTGACTGGCGGCATGATTGTTTTATGGCAGGCCTGTAGGCCATGGGACAAATTAAAACGCATTCTGTACACTGCTTGCATACTTATATTCGTTTTCGAATTAATTTTTTTATCGGATATTTTTTTCATCAAGCCTATTTTATCGCCTACACTTTGGCCATTTTTAGTTTTGCTACTGCTCTACCCACTTTTTCAAAAGCTGTTGACCAGGTTTGGCTGCGTCGAATTTTTGCTTAAATTAGGGCATTTTGTGCATAATTTTTGGCAACGGCATCAATTTTAG
- a CDS encoding deoxycytidylate deaminase, with protein sequence MSKRQEYLSWDEYFMGVALLSAQRSKDPNTQVGACIVSPNNRIISVGYNGLPYGCSDETFPWEREGDYLSTKYPYVCHAELNAILNNPGAILHGARIYVDLFPCNECSKAIIQAGLVEVIYLSDKYASTDAVKASKRMMDAAGVKYRRLIPDHTKITLELKAEDK encoded by the coding sequence ATGAGCAAGCGACAAGAATACTTATCTTGGGACGAATACTTTATGGGCGTTGCGCTGCTCTCGGCTCAACGCAGCAAAGACCCCAACACGCAAGTCGGCGCCTGCATCGTCAGCCCAAACAATCGGATTATTTCCGTCGGCTACAATGGGTTGCCGTACGGCTGCAGTGACGAAACTTTCCCCTGGGAACGCGAAGGAGATTATTTATCCACCAAATATCCCTACGTCTGCCACGCCGAATTAAATGCCATCCTTAACAATCCTGGAGCGATTTTGCATGGTGCCAGAATTTACGTGGATCTTTTCCCCTGCAACGAATGCTCCAAAGCCATTATTCAAGCCGGCCTGGTGGAAGTGATTTATCTTTCCGACAAATATGCCTCCACCGATGCCGTAAAAGCATCCAAACGCATGATGGATGCGGCCGGAGTAAAGTATCGTCGACTGATTCCCGACCATACCAAAATCACATTGGAATTGAAAGCAGAGGATAAATGA
- a CDS encoding transglycosylase domain-containing protein, whose translation MPEQTPAPLQHPNLRSDNFAHSMPPQGLQRHLPGEVTRQEMIRLRKALRKNLRGKPSLPIPAYGTQEAIALLLTRFAKTAILAIVLLLFLIGGFGSGVLFGYISTTKPVPADLLRSGSETTYLYDAKGEFIAKQTGSQNIDRRYVTYNQVEHTAIANAFIAIEDERYMTHIGIDPKRIASAILSALANGGTPTHGGSTIVQQTVKLVTGDNQVSSQRKIQEWYRAIMLDEQLSKTEIMELYLNLVPMGNSYVGIEAAAEGYFNKSAKDLTLPECAFLAAIPKGPAIYNPRTENGMRNTLRRQQVVLAKMYQLGKISRKDYDDALKTDIVLAPVPEDKAQAKVNSYFVEYVISQVVDRLVEQGLSRNIAYQYVSSGGLHIYTTMEPAVQAALDEAFSKKDLFQKNPSFYEDYPEKPEAGMVVINNKTGAIAGMQGGFGEKTTNLIWNRATDLQRQPGSSIKPLVAYGPALDIGKFVGSSIIQDKEVFFNGPDKPWPTNYDRQYRGPVTFRNALKGSLNVPAVTILKAIGVDTGKRYLKNMGIDWTKDEVGLAAAVGAPQHGVSPLQMAQAYATFPNNGVYRPAYAFTKVVDKDGNVILENTPEEQRIFKPETAFIMNTMLEENLRKSTSAFGMYTDAGKYGPVVNGNKEIISTGGKTGTTDSNVDKWFAGFTHYYTGAVWFGFDNMVKQTAIPEQDWENPVRIWRAVMDKIHINMKDKPFDRPNDIVERKINIYDGLLATPSTPSNQVMTEWYQENSPLIPKQNSGRASIKDDEDSDENGDGSGLFDRILKKLRPGSTRRGDSDSNSGSRSGSDSRLDTDSD comes from the coding sequence ATGCCTGAACAAACACCCGCGCCACTTCAACACCCCAACCTTCGCTCGGATAACTTCGCCCACTCCATGCCGCCGCAAGGCCTACAACGCCACCTGCCCGGCGAGGTGACCCGGCAGGAAATGATCCGCCTACGCAAAGCTTTACGCAAAAATTTACGTGGCAAACCCTCCCTTCCGATCCCCGCCTATGGGACCCAAGAAGCCATTGCCCTGCTATTAACCCGCTTTGCCAAGACAGCGATTCTCGCCATTGTGCTGTTATTATTTCTAATTGGCGGCTTCGGCAGCGGCGTTTTGTTCGGCTACATCTCTACCACCAAGCCGGTTCCCGCCGATTTATTGCGCTCAGGTTCCGAAACCACATATCTTTACGATGCCAAGGGAGAATTCATTGCCAAGCAAACAGGATCGCAGAATATAGATCGCCGTTATGTGACATATAACCAAGTCGAGCACACAGCCATTGCCAACGCCTTCATCGCCATCGAAGATGAACGCTACATGACCCACATCGGCATCGACCCCAAGCGTATTGCCAGCGCAATTCTTTCAGCCCTGGCTAACGGCGGCACGCCCACCCACGGCGGCTCCACCATCGTTCAGCAAACCGTCAAACTGGTAACTGGCGATAACCAAGTTTCCAGCCAACGTAAAATTCAAGAATGGTACCGCGCCATCATGCTAGATGAGCAACTCAGCAAAACTGAGATCATGGAACTTTATCTTAATTTAGTCCCCATGGGCAATAGCTACGTCGGTATCGAGGCGGCAGCCGAAGGATACTTCAACAAATCAGCCAAAGACCTGACCCTACCCGAATGCGCTTTTTTGGCGGCTATCCCGAAAGGACCAGCCATATACAATCCGCGCACAGAAAACGGTATGCGTAATACTTTGCGTCGCCAACAGGTAGTTTTGGCCAAAATGTATCAACTGGGTAAAATAAGCCGGAAAGACTACGATGACGCCCTCAAAACCGATATCGTTCTTGCACCGGTACCTGAAGATAAGGCCCAAGCCAAAGTTAACTCATATTTCGTTGAATACGTAATTTCCCAAGTCGTCGATCGTTTGGTCGAGCAAGGCTTAAGCCGCAACATAGCTTATCAATACGTGTCATCCGGCGGATTACACATTTACACTACAATGGAACCAGCCGTACAGGCGGCACTTGACGAAGCCTTTAGCAAAAAAGACTTGTTCCAGAAAAATCCGTCCTTCTATGAAGATTACCCGGAAAAACCGGAAGCCGGTATGGTGGTCATTAATAACAAAACCGGAGCAATTGCCGGAATGCAAGGCGGCTTCGGCGAAAAAACGACTAACTTAATTTGGAATCGTGCCACAGATTTACAACGTCAGCCCGGTTCAAGTATTAAACCATTAGTCGCTTACGGCCCGGCTTTAGACATAGGCAAGTTTGTCGGAAGCAGTATAATTCAGGATAAAGAAGTTTTCTTTAACGGCCCAGATAAGCCTTGGCCGACCAACTATGACCGTCAATACCGCGGACCAGTTACTTTCCGCAATGCACTTAAAGGCTCGCTCAACGTACCGGCAGTAACTATTTTGAAAGCAATCGGTGTCGACACCGGCAAGCGTTATCTGAAAAACATGGGGATTGACTGGACGAAAGATGAGGTCGGACTTGCTGCAGCCGTCGGTGCTCCGCAACACGGTGTATCCCCCTTACAGATGGCACAGGCCTATGCCACATTCCCTAATAACGGAGTCTATCGCCCGGCTTATGCTTTTACTAAAGTCGTTGATAAAGACGGCAACGTTATTTTGGAAAATACACCTGAAGAACAACGGATTTTCAAACCGGAAACAGCATTTATCATGAACACTATGCTGGAGGAAAACTTGCGCAAGTCAACTTCGGCGTTCGGCATGTACACTGATGCCGGTAAATATGGGCCGGTAGTTAACGGAAATAAAGAAATCATCTCCACCGGCGGTAAAACCGGTACTACCGATAGTAACGTTGACAAATGGTTCGCGGGATTCACTCATTATTATACCGGTGCGGTGTGGTTCGGGTTCGATAACATGGTCAAGCAAACCGCTATACCGGAGCAGGACTGGGAAAATCCTGTTCGGATCTGGCGTGCGGTCATGGACAAGATTCATATCAATATGAAAGACAAGCCGTTCGATCGTCCGAATGACATTGTCGAGCGAAAAATAAACATTTATGACGGGCTCTTGGCCACTCCGTCAACTCCGTCCAATCAGGTCATGACAGAATGGTATCAGGAGAACAGTCCTCTCATTCCTAAGCAAAATTCCGGCAGAGCTAGTATTAAGGATGATGAGGATTCAGATGAGAACGGCGATGGCAGTGGATTGTTTGATCGGATACTGAAGAAACTGCGGCCCGGCTCGACCCGACGCGGTGATTCAGACTCAAATTCAGGCTCAAGGTCTGGATCGGACTCAAGATTAGATACAGATTCAGACTAA
- a CDS encoding lipid II:glycine glycyltransferase FemX produces the protein MLQVTRNCNTAEWDNFVNQHPSGNILQLFAWAEAKLPAWDSEIVVLREEGKIIAGAQILFRQLPFPLQHFSMAYVPRGPVIDFTNSDLLSRLLHEIEIVARQHHAISLTSDPLMLRQKAGSDFIAFWQKHGYIHAGFATDMREIQPRYNMVLDLTANNGNWRETISATCRSQINKAKRQAFVIRRQNPGDLQDFFAILQATGERDHIGVRNRDYYEHIIHAFRSHGHENFSVIYLDKTAALADWSEAQIKLQKEIEQNERRAAKANPLKQQAILEDTNARRQALARLQSDCRDLEKCSKNFVPLACAALLFCGKTCSYLYGGSAQEFRSTMPVYGLLPALIDAAKADGYTAFDFGGVSGCLDPQQDARYGGLYIFKKHWGAELTEYVGEFTKPLSPLIYKLFKFAVTFRKKIRGHS, from the coding sequence ATGTTACAAGTTACCCGTAATTGTAATACCGCTGAATGGGATAATTTTGTGAATCAGCATCCTTCCGGCAATATTTTGCAGTTATTCGCTTGGGCAGAAGCAAAATTACCGGCATGGGATTCGGAAATAGTTGTGTTGCGCGAGGAAGGTAAAATTATTGCCGGAGCACAAATTTTATTTAGGCAGTTACCCTTTCCGCTTCAGCATTTTTCAATGGCCTACGTGCCGAGAGGTCCAGTTATAGATTTTACCAATTCGGATCTTCTGAGTCGTCTGCTGCATGAAATTGAAATCGTGGCCAGACAGCATCATGCAATTTCTCTCACAAGCGATCCATTGATGCTGAGGCAAAAGGCAGGATCCGATTTTATAGCATTTTGGCAAAAGCACGGCTATATTCATGCCGGATTTGCAACCGACATGCGAGAAATTCAGCCACGTTACAATATGGTTTTGGATTTAACGGCTAATAATGGTAACTGGCGAGAAACTATTTCTGCTACTTGTCGCAGCCAGATCAATAAAGCGAAGCGGCAAGCTTTTGTAATACGTCGGCAAAATCCGGGCGATTTACAGGACTTTTTTGCCATTTTGCAGGCCACGGGCGAGCGCGATCACATCGGCGTACGTAATCGCGACTATTATGAACACATTATTCATGCCTTCCGGAGCCACGGTCACGAAAATTTTAGCGTCATTTACTTAGATAAAACCGCCGCCTTGGCCGATTGGTCTGAAGCACAAATTAAATTGCAAAAAGAAATCGAGCAAAACGAGCGACGCGCAGCTAAAGCGAATCCTCTGAAACAGCAAGCAATTTTGGAGGATACAAATGCCAGACGTCAGGCCTTGGCTCGTTTGCAGTCGGATTGTCGTGATTTGGAAAAATGCAGCAAAAATTTTGTTCCTTTGGCTTGTGCTGCCCTGCTTTTTTGTGGTAAAACTTGCTCCTATTTATATGGTGGCAGTGCGCAGGAGTTTCGCAGCACTATGCCGGTATATGGTCTTTTGCCTGCCCTCATCGATGCTGCCAAAGCGGACGGCTATACCGCTTTTGACTTCGGTGGAGTCAGCGGTTGCTTGGATCCGCAACAGGACGCGCGCTATGGAGGACTTTATATTTTTAAAAAACACTGGGGCGCGGAATTGACCGAGTACGTCGGCGAATTTACCAAGCCGCTGAGCCCACTTATTTATAAACTATTTAAATTTGCGGTGACATTTCGCAAAAAAATACGCGGGCATAGCTGA
- a CDS encoding ABC transporter permease has translation MIKQKKIGNRSSWLGTFLALLLLCVVLAIVTPTTFLKADNLMNILKQTSVNALISTGMLVCLITAGIDLSVGANAIACTCLIGLLHTKGIDSIFVAIPAALILGTIIGVINGSLLTRLHLPHPFVSTLGMKNILAGAALLLVNSRMVSGFKEPIMWLGSYSIIKVPGFPGIPVSFILVIVLFAVMHIFLTKTALGRSIYCVGGNPEAARLSGINSANVLTFCYALSGFMCGIAAIVLIGRTSIANGANAIQPYDTDAIAACIIGGASFMGGKGTMIGTMIGALIISVLRNGFTLLSASAAVQYVILGLVIIIAVLIDITRDRLDKKRRRLAAHKANT, from the coding sequence ATGATTAAGCAAAAAAAAATAGGCAACCGATCTTCGTGGCTGGGCACATTTTTGGCTCTGCTCCTGCTTTGTGTAGTATTGGCTATAGTTACACCAACTACCTTTCTCAAGGCTGACAACTTGATGAATATTCTTAAGCAGACTTCAGTTAACGCCCTGATTTCAACCGGTATGTTGGTTTGCCTGATCACCGCCGGCATTGACTTATCTGTAGGGGCAAACGCTATTGCCTGTACTTGTTTAATCGGTTTGCTGCATACCAAAGGCATCGACAGTATTTTTGTCGCTATTCCCGCTGCGCTGATTCTCGGAACCATAATTGGGGTGATTAACGGTTCTTTACTGACCAGACTGCACTTGCCTCACCCCTTCGTTTCGACCTTGGGTATGAAAAACATTTTAGCCGGCGCTGCGTTGTTGTTGGTTAATTCTCGCATGGTTTCCGGGTTCAAAGAGCCTATTATGTGGCTTGGTTCATATTCAATCATTAAAGTTCCAGGTTTCCCTGGGATTCCTGTTAGTTTTATTTTGGTTATCGTATTGTTTGCAGTCATGCACATATTTCTTACCAAAACCGCCCTCGGTCGTTCAATTTACTGTGTTGGCGGTAATCCGGAGGCAGCACGATTGTCCGGTATAAACTCGGCTAATGTTTTAACATTCTGCTATGCTCTCTCAGGTTTTATGTGCGGAATCGCTGCCATCGTATTAATCGGCCGAACAAGCATTGCCAACGGAGCAAACGCCATTCAGCCTTATGACACGGATGCCATCGCCGCCTGTATCATCGGAGGAGCTTCTTTCATGGGTGGCAAAGGAACAATGATAGGTACAATGATTGGTGCTTTAATAATTTCTGTTCTGCGTAACGGTTTCACCTTGCTTTCTGCCAGTGCTGCCGTACAATATGTCATCCTTGGTTTAGTTATAATTATTGCCGTTTTAATTGACATTACCCGTGACCGGTTGGACAAAAAGCGTCGTCGTCTGGCGGCACATAAAGCTAACACCTAA
- a CDS encoding sugar ABC transporter ATP-binding protein, with amino-acid sequence MSEYIVELNKVTKRFPGVVALQDMHLQLKAGEIHGLIGENGAGKSTLIKILTGVYHPDEGEILSNGEPVVFNTPNDSTAAGIACVYQELNIEKLLNITDNIFINRWLRRKNGLLDYKTMNKTAKEIMASLGHDIDPGTIAGTLGMGIQQMIEIGKAILLKSKVLIMDEPTSSLGEKEVKQLMETCRQLKKQGIAILFVSHKLEELFELCDRVTIIRDGQHIATLATEELTHDSLIKAMVGRTLNNQFPKEFGTRGKCALEVKNLVEGGVLDGVSFKAYTGEILGFSGLVGAGRTETMRAIFGADPLDGGEIYIFGEKVTIHSPKDAINSGIAFLTEDRKGQGLVLAQSVKNNLILATLKGHSKGLFLNEEKIDDTCAKNIETLRIKTPSADEIVGQLSGGNQQKVVIGKWINSDADIYIFDEPTRGIDVGAKVEVYNVMNRLVKEGKCVIMISSEMPEILGMSDRVVVMRGGRVMATVERNSKHFNQESIMHAAWGGTLDD; translated from the coding sequence ATGAGCGAATATATCGTCGAACTTAATAAGGTTACCAAGCGCTTCCCGGGAGTTGTGGCTCTGCAAGATATGCATCTTCAGCTTAAAGCCGGCGAAATTCATGGCTTGATCGGAGAGAACGGTGCCGGGAAGTCAACACTTATCAAAATTTTAACCGGCGTTTATCACCCTGATGAAGGGGAAATCCTGAGTAACGGTGAACCGGTAGTGTTTAACACGCCTAATGATTCAACCGCAGCAGGTATAGCTTGCGTCTATCAAGAACTGAATATAGAAAAACTTTTAAACATAACCGACAACATATTTATTAATCGTTGGTTGCGTCGTAAAAATGGCCTTTTGGATTACAAAACTATGAATAAAACCGCCAAAGAAATTATGGCTTCGTTGGGCCACGATATTGATCCCGGTACCATAGCCGGAACACTTGGCATGGGAATTCAGCAAATGATAGAAATCGGGAAAGCCATTTTATTGAAATCAAAAGTTTTGATCATGGATGAGCCAACATCCTCTCTAGGTGAAAAAGAAGTCAAACAGCTGATGGAAACTTGTAGGCAGCTAAAGAAACAAGGTATAGCCATTTTGTTTGTTTCTCATAAATTAGAAGAACTTTTCGAGTTATGTGATCGAGTGACTATTATTCGCGACGGCCAGCACATCGCAACCCTCGCTACAGAAGAACTTACGCACGACTCTTTGATCAAGGCTATGGTTGGACGAACATTGAACAACCAATTCCCTAAGGAATTTGGGACGCGTGGCAAATGTGCGCTCGAAGTCAAAAACCTGGTTGAAGGCGGTGTCCTCGATGGGGTGAGTTTCAAAGCTTATACCGGCGAAATACTAGGCTTTTCAGGCCTAGTAGGAGCTGGGCGAACAGAGACCATGCGCGCTATTTTCGGAGCAGACCCGCTAGATGGCGGAGAAATTTATATTTTCGGGGAAAAGGTAACGATTCATAGTCCTAAAGATGCAATAAATTCCGGCATAGCTTTTTTGACCGAGGACCGCAAAGGTCAGGGCTTGGTATTAGCGCAATCGGTAAAAAACAATCTTATTCTTGCTACGTTAAAGGGCCACAGTAAAGGGCTGTTTTTGAACGAGGAAAAAATTGATGACACTTGTGCTAAAAACATAGAGACTTTGCGAATAAAAACGCCATCAGCCGATGAAATTGTCGGCCAACTTTCCGGAGGCAATCAGCAAAAAGTCGTTATAGGAAAATGGATTAACAGTGACGCGGATATATACATATTTGACGAACCGACGCGAGGTATCGATGTTGGTGCCAAAGTCGAAGTTTACAATGTGATGAACCGCCTGGTTAAGGAAGGTAAATGTGTAATCATGATTTCATCCGAAATGCCGGAAATTTTGGGGATGAGTGATCGGGTAGTAGTCATGCGCGGTGGTCGTGTCATGGCTACCGTAGAACGTAACAGCAAACATTTTAATCAAGAAAGTATCATGCATGCCGCATGGGGAGGAACATTAGATGATTAA
- a CDS encoding sugar ABC transporter substrate-binding protein: MRLNKLLATALAASITLGLVACDSGVSNKPADGSKETQTEQKDAKKPDDNGGKKELNIDVILKTTASEYWGYVQAGALAYSKEHPEVKVNVVGASSETAFDEQLALIETDLASGKYDAFVMAPLQADMVASKIANVEKPVIAVDTKIDSPKVLSFVGTGNAAAGKLGGAEAVKAAKAAGWKEIKAICISGVQGDTTAADRMEGYKQGVEAEGGEFLAGETQYADAVADKAVACMEGIMQTHPEGISIIACNNDDIAMAAARAAKGNPKYEKTIFLGFDGIISACDAILKGDETMSVAQEGYSMGYKSVEAAVKAINGEKIEKFIDSGASIVTKANAADRKKTLEGYLNK, translated from the coding sequence ATGAGGCTCAACAAACTTTTAGCTACCGCCTTGGCCGCAAGCATTACTCTAGGACTTGTCGCATGTGATTCAGGTGTGAGTAACAAACCTGCCGATGGTTCAAAAGAAACCCAAACCGAACAAAAGGATGCAAAAAAGCCGGATGACAATGGAGGAAAAAAAGAACTGAACATCGATGTTATTTTGAAAACGACAGCTTCTGAGTACTGGGGGTATGTTCAAGCTGGAGCTTTAGCCTACAGCAAGGAGCACCCAGAGGTAAAAGTAAACGTCGTCGGAGCCTCATCTGAGACTGCGTTTGATGAACAGCTCGCTCTGATCGAAACCGACTTAGCCTCAGGCAAATATGATGCGTTTGTAATGGCACCATTACAAGCTGATATGGTAGCAAGCAAAATTGCCAATGTTGAAAAACCGGTTATCGCGGTCGACACAAAAATAGATTCCCCTAAAGTACTTTCTTTTGTAGGTACCGGTAACGCAGCTGCTGGTAAGCTCGGTGGAGCTGAAGCCGTAAAGGCGGCCAAAGCTGCCGGATGGAAAGAAATAAAAGCTATCTGTATTTCAGGTGTGCAAGGTGATACAACAGCTGCCGACCGTATGGAAGGCTATAAACAAGGAGTCGAGGCCGAGGGCGGTGAATTTCTTGCCGGCGAAACCCAATATGCCGATGCCGTAGCCGATAAAGCTGTTGCCTGCATGGAAGGAATTATGCAAACTCACCCAGAAGGAATTTCAATTATCGCTTGTAACAATGACGATATTGCCATGGCAGCCGCACGTGCCGCCAAGGGTAACCCTAAGTATGAAAAAACCATTTTCCTCGGCTTTGACGGAATTATTTCCGCTTGCGACGCCATCCTAAAAGGCGATGAAACAATGTCAGTTGCCCAAGAAGGTTACAGCATGGGGTACAAATCGGTTGAAGCTGCAGTGAAGGCCATAAACGGCGAAAAAATTGAAAAGTTCATCGACTCCGGTGCTTCCATTGTAACAAAAGCGAACGCCGCTGATCGTAAGAAGACGCTTGAAGGATATCTCAACAAATAA